Proteins encoded in a region of the Eulemur rufifrons isolate Redbay chromosome 15, OSU_ERuf_1, whole genome shotgun sequence genome:
- the HMGN3 gene encoding high mobility group nucleosome-binding domain-containing protein 3 isoform X7, giving the protein MPKRKPTRRSARLSAKPAPPKPEPKPRKTSAKKEPGTKLNRGAKGKKEEKQEAGKEGTAPSENGETKAEEAQKTESVDNKGE; this is encoded by the exons CCCACAAGACGATCTGCCAGATTATCAGCA AAACCTGCTCCACCGAAACCCGAACCTAAACCAAGAAAAACATCTGCTAAG AAAGAACCTGGAACAAAGCTTAACAGAGGTGCtaaagggaagaaggaggaaaagcagGAAGCTGGAAAGGAAGGTACTGCACCATCTGAAAATGGTGAAACTAAAGCTGAAGAG GCACAGAAaactgaatctgtagataacaAGGGAGAATGA